From Virgibacillus ihumii, the proteins below share one genomic window:
- a CDS encoding FAD-binding oxidoreductase, producing MFIQQLINRLGTQKISKSESELYRHSHDESIHQKVEPDVVCFPDCREDVQTILNVASIYNIPVTAFGAGTGLEGQVIPVEKGISINFDNMNRVVEFSPEDMTITVQPGITRMNLNKQVNRHGLMFPIDPGADATIGGMTATNASGTTAVRFGSMKDQLLDLEVILADGTVIHTGTNAKKSSSGYHLTGLFAGSEGTLGIITEITLRLHGIPEYTMMARCTFDSLETCAEASHTILGSGIPIMRMELVDQTSIAQVNKYNNYHLPCSHSLFFEFAGAKTAIQEEVKLAEELMKDLGCDNWDTASDPTQQKELWKARHEITYAYNHLSGMDEVGADVCVPISQLPKLIVYARKLIEESGLNGGIWGHVGDGNFHTLVMFGKNNTEERKRAESVNEALALKAIDSRGTCTGEHGVGLGKMKFQEKEHGDSLAVMKGIKEMLDPKHVLNPGKIFS from the coding sequence ATGTTTATCCAGCAATTAATTAACCGACTGGGAACGCAGAAAATAAGTAAAAGTGAATCCGAGCTGTATCGACACAGTCATGATGAATCCATCCACCAAAAAGTTGAACCGGATGTGGTTTGCTTTCCTGATTGCCGAGAAGATGTCCAGACGATATTGAATGTGGCAAGCATTTACAACATACCGGTAACAGCCTTTGGAGCAGGAACCGGACTGGAAGGACAGGTTATCCCCGTGGAAAAAGGGATATCGATTAACTTTGACAATATGAACAGAGTTGTTGAATTTTCACCTGAGGATATGACAATCACGGTACAGCCTGGCATAACACGAATGAACCTGAATAAACAAGTGAATCGTCACGGGCTGATGTTTCCGATCGATCCCGGTGCAGATGCAACGATTGGCGGAATGACTGCAACCAATGCAAGTGGCACGACAGCGGTCCGATTCGGTTCAATGAAGGATCAGTTGTTGGACTTGGAAGTAATTTTAGCAGACGGAACTGTTATACATACTGGAACCAACGCTAAAAAGTCATCGTCAGGCTATCATTTAACAGGCTTATTCGCTGGATCTGAAGGCACCTTAGGTATCATAACGGAAATCACGCTCCGCCTCCACGGGATACCGGAATATACAATGATGGCCCGCTGCACATTTGATTCCCTGGAAACATGTGCAGAAGCTTCCCACACAATTTTAGGCAGCGGCATTCCCATTATGCGAATGGAACTGGTGGATCAGACAAGCATTGCCCAGGTCAACAAATACAACAATTATCACTTGCCTTGCAGCCACTCGTTATTTTTTGAATTCGCAGGTGCAAAAACAGCTATTCAGGAAGAAGTGAAACTGGCCGAGGAGCTAATGAAAGATCTTGGCTGTGACAATTGGGATACAGCAAGTGATCCGACCCAACAAAAAGAACTGTGGAAGGCACGCCACGAAATAACATACGCGTACAATCATTTAAGCGGAATGGATGAAGTAGGCGCTGATGTCTGTGTTCCCATTTCACAATTACCCAAATTAATTGTCTATGCCAGAAAATTAATTGAAGAAAGCGGACTGAACGGTGGTATATGGGGACACGTCGGCGATGGGAACTTTCATACCCTGGTTATGTTTGGTAAAAATAATACAGAGGAACGAAAAAGAGCTGAATCTGTCAATGAAGCACTTGCCCTAAAAGCAATCGATTCACGCGGTACCTGTACCGGTGAGCATGGTGTCGGCCTGGGTAAAATGAAATTCCAGGAAAAGGAGCACGGGGACTCCTTGGCAGTCATGAAAGGCATAAAAGAAATGCTTGATCCGAAGCATGTTCTGAATCCGGGGAAAATATTTTCGTGA
- a CDS encoding ABC transporter substrate-binding protein has protein sequence MIKLKKIMLALMVLILVLAGCSGNSGKTKTTEDGKTVISFWHNLDGDNAVTLKGIIKKFNKQSDSVKINASFQGDIQQQMRTIGSTDAAPAVFLAGDTAYFSQSNYIKPVQEMIENDQDFDISQLNEAVISNHSLNGTLSSMPFNVFVPLLFYNVELFKEAGMDPENPPQTFSEIQKAAEKLTSGPEEAPNVYGFSIPINTSFIYNLFAVQNELVFNNENGRTSEDSTKTFLNSDVGKKIYNWIGDMYNDGNFGNFGRTWSNTQLAFSSGELAMYLDSSAVAGIWLDTLDFKFKTAPLPVPEDKEWSGVNQGGSQLWISNQATEKEQKAGWEFIKFMVSPEVQSTWAASTGYVPVTPKAAEISPLKETYSKHKQMKKAYDALNNTKPSPATAGPSIDEVEVSNVIAQSFEKLVQGEDTEKVLSEAEKKINKLLQK, from the coding sequence ATGATTAAGTTGAAGAAAATAATGCTGGCTTTAATGGTGTTGATTCTGGTGTTGGCAGGTTGCAGCGGAAATTCCGGTAAGACAAAAACGACAGAAGACGGTAAAACAGTTATTTCTTTTTGGCACAATTTGGACGGTGATAATGCTGTGACGCTCAAAGGCATTATAAAAAAATTTAATAAGCAATCTGACAGTGTTAAAATTAATGCATCATTTCAAGGCGATATACAACAACAGATGCGCACGATTGGATCGACTGATGCTGCTCCCGCAGTATTTTTAGCGGGTGATACTGCATATTTTAGTCAAAGTAATTATATTAAACCAGTACAAGAAATGATAGAGAACGATCAGGATTTTGATATATCCCAACTAAATGAAGCGGTTATTTCAAATCATTCACTAAATGGAACTTTAAGTTCTATGCCTTTCAATGTTTTTGTACCTTTATTATTTTATAATGTTGAATTATTTAAAGAAGCGGGAATGGACCCGGAAAACCCGCCACAAACATTTAGTGAAATTCAAAAGGCTGCAGAGAAGCTAACTTCTGGACCAGAAGAAGCACCAAATGTTTATGGCTTTTCAATTCCAATAAATACTTCATTTATATATAATTTGTTTGCGGTACAGAATGAGCTTGTTTTTAATAATGAAAATGGAAGAACAAGTGAAGATTCCACAAAAACGTTCCTTAATTCAGATGTAGGTAAAAAAATATATAACTGGATCGGAGATATGTATAATGATGGAAACTTTGGAAACTTCGGGCGAACATGGTCCAATACCCAACTGGCATTTTCATCTGGAGAACTTGCAATGTATCTGGATTCATCGGCAGTTGCTGGTATATGGCTGGATACACTTGATTTTAAGTTTAAAACTGCTCCATTACCTGTACCTGAGGATAAAGAATGGTCTGGTGTTAATCAAGGTGGATCTCAATTATGGATATCTAATCAGGCTACAGAGAAGGAACAAAAGGCAGGATGGGAGTTTATTAAATTTATGGTGAGCCCCGAAGTTCAATCGACATGGGCCGCAAGTACAGGATATGTGCCTGTAACACCGAAGGCAGCCGAAATTTCTCCCTTAAAAGAAACTTACAGTAAACATAAACAAATGAAAAAAGCGTATGATGCACTTAATAATACCAAACCTTCCCCAGCAACAGCTGGCCCATCTATTGATGAAGTAGAAGTATCTAATGTTATCGCCCAATCTTTCGAAAAACTTGTTCAGGGAGAGGATACAGAAAAGGTATTGAGTGAAGCTGAGAAAAAAATCAATAAGCTGCTGCAAAAGTGA
- a CDS encoding carbohydrate ABC transporter permease, with protein MIKKIILYILLSISAFLMFAPILYALSVSFMSASDINNAAILPSEPSFQGYISAAERIPIIRYLYNSFIFATAVMIGQIFLCSLAAFAFVFIPFKGRKLLFILLLSTMLIPFESTIIPNHLTMLNLGWLNTYQALIVPTLVTPFGVFLLRQHFLTMPQELWDAAQMDGCSYFRYYLSFALPLSKTILGALSIFAFISSWNSYLWPLLMTSTDNVRPIQIGLKVLVSSQASTNWPIVMAGSIIALLPTLLILFFGLKYIRKGLISGSIKG; from the coding sequence ATGATTAAAAAGATTATATTATACATTTTACTCTCCATTAGCGCATTTTTAATGTTTGCACCTATTTTATACGCGCTATCGGTAAGCTTTATGTCTGCAAGTGATATTAATAACGCAGCTATATTACCTTCTGAACCAAGCTTTCAGGGATATATCTCTGCTGCAGAGAGGATCCCTATAATACGTTATTTGTATAACAGTTTTATTTTTGCAACAGCAGTAATGATTGGACAAATATTTTTATGCAGTTTAGCAGCTTTTGCATTTGTATTCATCCCTTTCAAGGGAAGAAAACTTTTATTTATTTTGTTATTGAGTACAATGCTGATCCCCTTTGAATCTACAATTATTCCGAACCATTTAACTATGCTGAATCTTGGTTGGTTGAATACTTATCAAGCTTTAATTGTGCCTACATTAGTTACACCATTTGGAGTATTCCTGCTTAGACAACATTTTTTAACAATGCCTCAGGAATTATGGGATGCGGCCCAAATGGACGGATGTTCATACTTTAGATATTATCTATCTTTTGCGTTGCCATTATCCAAAACTATTTTGGGTGCATTAAGTATATTTGCTTTCATTTCGTCATGGAATAGTTATTTATGGCCACTTCTGATGACCAGCACCGACAATGTAAGACCAATACAAATTGGACTTAAGGTATTAGTAAGTTCTCAAGCATCCACTAATTGGCCAATTGTTATGGCAGGCTCTATTATAGCATTGCTCCCGACATTATTAATTCTTTTCTTTGGATTAAAGTATATTCGTAAAGGTCTCATTTCTGGTTCTATTAAAGGCTAA
- a CDS encoding sugar ABC transporter permease has product MRILETTKTKKIGKEIKLFGTGMLYLFPTFLILGVFLFYPILKTIQFSFSSVLDGGVIEAFVGLEHYFSLFSSPSFLNSLKVTFLFVLYTVPLTIILSLFLAIIANEKMKGSKFFQMIFSSQLGISGAASSAILLFFFHPTLGTINNVLGFFGVPRIGWLTSPEWALFSVSLATIWMGLSLNFILLLGGLQNISNDLYESATVDGAGYWTRLFKITIPLLSPVLFFVTLINFINALQSFGQIDILTEGGPTEATNLIVYSIYREAFVYGNYGFASAQAIALFIITLIVTVIQFKVGERRVHYQ; this is encoded by the coding sequence GTGAGGATATTGGAAACAACTAAAACTAAAAAAATAGGTAAAGAAATTAAATTATTCGGTACAGGTATGTTGTATTTATTTCCTACCTTTTTAATATTAGGTGTGTTTCTGTTTTATCCAATTTTAAAGACAATCCAATTCAGTTTTTCAAGTGTTTTGGACGGTGGAGTTATTGAGGCATTCGTAGGGTTGGAGCATTATTTTTCGTTATTTAGTTCACCATCATTTTTAAATAGTTTAAAAGTTACCTTTTTGTTTGTTTTGTATACAGTACCGCTTACTATTATTCTTTCACTATTTTTAGCCATAATAGCAAATGAAAAAATGAAGGGTTCAAAGTTTTTTCAAATGATTTTTTCATCCCAGCTAGGAATTTCAGGTGCCGCAAGCTCAGCTATTTTATTGTTTTTCTTTCACCCTACTCTTGGAACGATAAATAATGTTTTGGGTTTCTTCGGTGTACCTAGAATTGGGTGGCTAACATCACCCGAATGGGCCCTTTTTTCAGTATCATTGGCAACTATTTGGATGGGGTTAAGTTTAAATTTCATCCTATTATTAGGGGGACTGCAAAACATCTCCAATGATTTATATGAAAGTGCTACCGTTGATGGAGCGGGTTATTGGACCCGTTTATTTAAAATTACAATACCGCTTCTTTCACCAGTCTTATTTTTTGTTACTTTAATAAATTTTATTAATGCTTTACAATCTTTTGGTCAAATTGACATTTTGACTGAGGGTGGACCGACCGAGGCAACGAATTTAATTGTTTATTCTATATACAGGGAAGCATTTGTTTATGGAAATTATGGTTTTGCCAGCGCTCAGGCAATAGCATTATTTATCATTACTTTAATTGTAACTGTAATTCAATTCAAAGTTGGTGAAAGGAGAGTGCATTATCAATGA
- a CDS encoding sodium:solute symporter family protein, with the protein MVENQFVYLSIFSVFLVFMILIGIWVAKKVETGEDFLMGGRGLTSFLLIGTTVATAVGTGSSMGAVQTAYEQGWAGAFFGIGLGIGLIALVVLFADSRNKNFMTFSEELSYYFGASKAIKGSMSIILFLAEVGWLGTHILGGSIYLGWITGLDPTTAKIVTAIGFGLYTIIGGYLAVVYTDVIQAIILFAGFTLLAVLSFVKVGGFTGISNSLPKDMTTFAGVQETGLIPGISLILVTVVAVLVIPAYRHRIYSGKNTKVVKKSFIISGIVAVLFAICPTIIGLAAKIVNPDISDTAFAFPYMITEVFPLWVGAFLLVAGLAATMSSGDSDAIAGTTILIRDVYQVFTGKLPDKNKTILYSRIALIVTIGLALLFILESTNIIGYITNMSSTIMTGLLVASILGKYWPRATWQGGIACLIAGSGTSLVVISSDSLSVFWGNPVIPSLVVSLLAGVVISYLTPRKSISKEEALAKLENERSVFEEDIG; encoded by the coding sequence ATGGTTGAAAATCAATTTGTGTATCTATCAATATTTTCGGTGTTTTTGGTTTTCATGATTTTAATTGGTATTTGGGTTGCTAAAAAAGTGGAAACTGGAGAAGATTTTTTAATGGGGGGAAGAGGGTTAACCTCATTTCTGCTGATTGGTACCACGGTTGCTACAGCTGTAGGGACAGGATCAAGTATGGGAGCAGTTCAAACTGCTTATGAACAAGGTTGGGCTGGAGCGTTCTTTGGAATTGGATTGGGCATAGGACTGATAGCTCTAGTAGTATTGTTTGCAGACTCACGTAATAAAAACTTTATGACGTTTTCTGAAGAGTTAAGTTATTACTTTGGTGCGAGTAAAGCAATAAAGGGATCCATGTCGATTATATTGTTTCTGGCAGAAGTTGGGTGGTTAGGTACACACATATTGGGTGGAAGTATTTATCTAGGATGGATTACTGGTCTTGATCCAACTACCGCAAAGATAGTAACCGCTATTGGATTCGGGTTATATACAATAATTGGAGGTTATTTGGCTGTTGTATATACGGATGTAATACAGGCTATCATTTTATTTGCTGGCTTCACGTTGCTAGCCGTTTTATCATTTGTCAAAGTTGGTGGGTTTACAGGTATCTCAAATAGTTTGCCAAAAGATATGACCACATTTGCAGGTGTACAGGAAACAGGATTAATACCTGGGATATCACTAATTTTGGTGACCGTAGTAGCTGTTTTAGTTATACCGGCTTATCGACATCGTATTTACTCCGGTAAAAACACCAAAGTAGTTAAAAAGAGTTTTATTATTTCTGGGATAGTTGCTGTTCTATTTGCCATTTGTCCAACAATTATAGGTCTTGCTGCAAAAATAGTGAATCCGGATATTTCAGATACTGCTTTTGCCTTTCCCTATATGATCACAGAGGTATTTCCGCTTTGGGTTGGTGCTTTTCTGTTAGTAGCCGGTTTGGCAGCCACGATGTCTTCAGGTGACTCAGATGCCATAGCTGGAACTACTATTCTGATAAGGGACGTATACCAGGTATTCACAGGTAAACTTCCGGATAAAAATAAGACAATACTATACTCCAGGATTGCACTTATCGTCACGATTGGATTAGCGCTGTTGTTTATTCTGGAGTCGACCAACATTATAGGTTATATAACAAATATGAGTTCTACCATAATGACAGGTTTGCTTGTAGCATCTATATTAGGTAAATACTGGCCGCGAGCCACGTGGCAAGGAGGAATAGCCTGTCTTATAGCGGGTTCCGGGACGTCACTAGTAGTAATTTCAAGTGATAGCCTCTCTGTATTTTGGGGTAATCCAGTAATCCCATCTCTGGTAGTTTCATTGTTGGCTGGTGTTGTTATTAGTTATTTAACTCCAAGAAAAAGTATTTCCAAAGAAGAAGCACTGGCGAAGTTGGAAAATGAAAGATCTGTATTTGAAGAAGACATAGGATAG
- a CDS encoding fumarylacetoacetate hydrolase family protein, which produces MKLLTIRTSGGDLPGIKTERGILDITKHLPNVSDMNSLIENFSRLELDGLFDKAMKSGESEFSPEGSLNFGPCIDNPGKIVCVGLNYRKHAEESNAEIPKFPILFNKYNNALAGNEEVINLPLDSQKVDYEAELAIVIGKEAKNVSQQDALDYVFGYCAANDLSARDLQFRTNQWLLGKSLDGFCPVGPYLVTADEIENPNTLEISCIVNGEVRQKSNTRDMIFKCDEIVSYVSHYMTLKPGDVILTGTPEGVVLGYDRSEQVWLQDGDNVTVEIEGIGKLTNTFKG; this is translated from the coding sequence ATGAAATTATTAACAATACGAACCAGTGGAGGGGATCTTCCGGGGATAAAAACGGAAAGAGGAATTTTGGATATAACAAAGCATTTACCCAATGTGTCTGATATGAATTCGCTGATAGAAAATTTTTCACGTCTAGAGTTGGATGGATTGTTTGATAAAGCAATGAAAAGTGGTGAGAGCGAATTTTCACCGGAAGGTTCACTCAACTTTGGGCCTTGCATAGACAACCCGGGGAAAATTGTATGTGTGGGACTAAACTACCGAAAACATGCAGAGGAGTCTAATGCAGAGATCCCTAAGTTCCCCATCCTGTTTAACAAATATAATAATGCGCTTGCAGGTAACGAAGAGGTGATTAACTTGCCACTTGATTCCCAAAAAGTCGATTATGAGGCGGAGTTAGCCATCGTAATTGGAAAGGAAGCGAAAAATGTATCACAGCAGGATGCACTTGATTATGTTTTTGGTTACTGTGCTGCTAATGATTTGAGCGCAAGGGATCTACAGTTCAGGACAAATCAATGGCTTTTGGGAAAAAGTCTGGATGGATTTTGTCCAGTAGGACCATATTTGGTAACTGCCGATGAAATTGAGAACCCGAATACGTTGGAAATCAGCTGTATAGTTAATGGTGAAGTCCGGCAAAAATCAAACACAAGAGACATGATATTTAAATGCGATGAAATTGTCAGCTACGTATCGCATTATATGACGTTAAAACCTGGGGATGTTATTTTAACTGGTACCCCTGAAGGAGTTGTTTTGGGTTACGACCGTTCGGAGCAGGTTTGGCTACAAGACGGGGATAATGTAACAGTCGAAATCGAGGGAATTGGAAAACTCACTAATACTTTTAAAGGTTAA
- a CDS encoding SDR family oxidoreductase produces the protein MAEMRVLVTGAASGIGKGIAEKFLAKGSKVILLDKDEETLTNTIEELKSLNPSVQSVLCDLRNEVKIQAAADGAWSYWDGIDVLVNNAGVAVRESFIDIPLSNWDHILDVNLRGTFLLSQILAKKMIDSKISGSIINMSSKNGLSGSSKLTHYNSSKAGINLLTQSMAVELAAMNIRVNAVAPGFIETPLDRNLKQKEKNLNLTDKTPMKRLGTIHEVANGVYFLASKEASYITGTTLVIDGGHLANGSEF, from the coding sequence TTGGCTGAAATGCGAGTATTGGTTACAGGGGCCGCCAGTGGAATTGGTAAAGGAATTGCTGAGAAATTTTTAGCGAAGGGTTCCAAGGTAATTTTATTGGATAAAGATGAAGAAACATTAACCAATACCATTGAGGAATTAAAGTCCCTGAATCCAAGTGTTCAATCAGTTCTTTGTGATTTAAGGAATGAAGTTAAGATACAAGCAGCAGCTGATGGGGCTTGGAGTTATTGGGACGGGATAGATGTATTAGTCAATAATGCTGGGGTGGCGGTAAGGGAATCATTTATAGATATTCCTCTGTCTAATTGGGATCACATTTTAGACGTCAATCTTCGGGGCACATTTTTACTGAGTCAAATTTTGGCAAAAAAAATGATAGATTCAAAGATTAGTGGTTCTATCATAAATATGTCATCTAAAAATGGTCTTTCAGGAAGCTCGAAACTTACACATTACAATTCCTCAAAGGCGGGTATTAACCTACTAACCCAGTCTATGGCAGTTGAATTGGCCGCAATGAATATCCGTGTGAATGCAGTCGCACCCGGTTTTATTGAAACTCCGTTGGATCGTAATTTAAAACAAAAGGAAAAGAACCTAAACCTCACAGATAAGACCCCTATGAAAAGGTTGGGCACCATACATGAAGTTGCAAACGGAGTGTATTTTCTTGCTTCAAAAGAGGCTTCTTATATAACCGGCACTACATTAGTTATTGATGGGGGTCATCTAGCAAACGGAAGTGAATTTTAA
- a CDS encoding M20 family metallopeptidase, whose product MKSLFEQIDMDHVINNTLDLVKIQNTAGNTIEVAEVYERLLKEAGFSVEKHEFIENNPTLIGRYQGNTESKGKTLIFNGHMDVITLQHDPPYVENGKIYGRGTCDMKGSLASILEVARVLRNSNISVDGEIIVVANSMHESPGGRGEDLLAMSETINLEADAAIVMEGATYECTIAQLGSATFNITIERNGEPSHQLYTPDSIPHPIAVLADVVQALEQANEELKEKRIEDIGHGSYFIGNVQSGSFYNQMPKYSFIEGVRRYGPNDSFEDVQKQMIEILNKVGDKHGVKIYLDIKKVRDGYRIKKEDDTIKALLDSVRKVRGIDLPLVGKKLVTDAGIFVNEMDIPTICYGPDQNRAHAEVEYVEINELKKTINVYLQFIHNYLGVEIGIQS is encoded by the coding sequence GTGAAGAGCTTGTTTGAGCAGATTGATATGGACCATGTCATTAATAATACCCTGGATTTGGTTAAAATTCAAAATACAGCTGGAAATACAATAGAGGTTGCAGAAGTTTATGAAAGATTATTAAAAGAAGCTGGATTTTCAGTTGAAAAGCATGAGTTTATTGAGAATAACCCAACATTGATTGGTCGATATCAAGGAAATACTGAGTCAAAAGGAAAAACTTTAATATTTAATGGGCATATGGATGTTATCACACTTCAACACGATCCTCCTTATGTTGAGAATGGAAAGATTTATGGTAGAGGAACTTGTGATATGAAGGGGTCCCTCGCTAGTATTTTAGAAGTTGCAAGAGTTCTAAGAAACTCCAACATTTCAGTAGATGGTGAAATCATTGTTGTAGCGAATAGTATGCATGAGAGTCCTGGCGGGCGTGGTGAGGACCTGCTTGCCATGAGTGAAACAATTAATTTAGAAGCGGATGCTGCAATTGTAATGGAAGGTGCAACGTATGAATGTACTATTGCACAGTTGGGGTCTGCTACATTTAATATAACTATTGAAAGGAATGGGGAGCCAAGTCATCAGTTGTATACACCAGATAGCATACCACATCCTATAGCGGTCTTGGCGGATGTGGTTCAGGCTTTGGAACAAGCCAATGAAGAGCTTAAAGAGAAAAGAATTGAAGACATTGGTCATGGTTCTTACTTTATCGGTAATGTTCAAAGTGGAAGTTTCTATAATCAAATGCCGAAGTATTCTTTTATAGAAGGTGTACGGCGTTATGGGCCGAATGATTCTTTTGAAGATGTCCAAAAACAAATGATAGAAATATTAAATAAAGTTGGTGATAAGCACGGAGTGAAAATATATTTGGATATAAAAAAAGTAAGGGATGGTTATCGAATTAAGAAAGAAGATGACACAATTAAAGCGCTTTTAGATTCTGTAAGGAAAGTTAGAGGTATTGACCTACCACTTGTAGGTAAAAAGCTGGTCACGGATGCCGGTATTTTTGTAAATGAAATGGATATACCAACTATTTGCTATGGACCTGATCAAAATAGAGCACATGCCGAAGTTGAATATGTAGAAATAAATGAGCTAAAAAAAACGATAAATGTATACTTGCAATTTATTCATAATTATTTAGGAGTGGAAATCGGTATTCAATCTTAA
- a CDS encoding Gfo/Idh/MocA family protein, translating into MRKLRIGIAGTSRGSHFYEDFSKVKNAEVLAVMDPDEKSLESFCQKYPINHAVTDYNDLLDTGIDAVVIASPIQFHAQQAILALQRDIHVLSEVTAASSIDECHSLLNAAKMSKAQYMLAENYCYIRENIAIQNMVKAGVFGQIYFAEGEYLHNVTYLHYDDEGKPTWRRKETMSKRGCTYGTHSLGPPLTWFGERVKYVNCIGPGAHTMPEYENDDTTIMLCRTESGLLINIRLDMVSNRPHNMGYYSLQGTKGCYEAPRIPGEEHKIWLKDYAESSESWMNLKDVYDEFLPRELINFPQEAEGSHHWGADYFMVKDFVDCIRENQPVKIDIYKALEFTLPGLLSEDSIVAGGKPVEVPDVRTW; encoded by the coding sequence ATGCGTAAATTACGAATTGGTATAGCAGGAACTAGTAGAGGAAGTCATTTTTATGAAGATTTCAGTAAGGTAAAAAATGCAGAAGTATTAGCAGTAATGGATCCGGATGAAAAATCTTTAGAGTCATTTTGCCAGAAGTATCCTATTAACCATGCAGTAACAGATTATAATGATTTACTGGATACCGGCATTGATGCAGTAGTAATCGCTTCTCCAATACAATTTCACGCCCAACAAGCAATATTGGCACTACAACGGGATATACATGTGTTGTCTGAAGTTACAGCAGCTTCGTCAATTGATGAATGTCATTCATTACTTAATGCTGCAAAAATGAGTAAAGCTCAATATATGTTGGCTGAAAATTACTGCTATATCCGTGAGAATATTGCCATTCAAAATATGGTAAAGGCTGGAGTATTTGGACAGATTTATTTTGCTGAAGGTGAATATTTGCATAATGTTACGTATCTCCATTATGACGATGAAGGGAAACCGACATGGCGCAGAAAGGAAACGATGAGTAAAAGGGGCTGTACATACGGTACACATAGCCTTGGTCCACCTTTAACCTGGTTCGGTGAGCGAGTTAAATATGTTAATTGTATAGGGCCAGGAGCACATACAATGCCCGAATACGAAAACGATGATACAACAATTATGCTATGCAGAACTGAAAGCGGTTTATTAATTAATATTAGATTGGATATGGTTTCAAACAGACCGCATAACATGGGGTATTATTCGTTACAGGGTACTAAGGGGTGTTATGAAGCTCCAAGAATTCCCGGAGAAGAACATAAAATCTGGCTCAAAGATTACGCTGAATCAAGTGAATCCTGGATGAATTTAAAGGATGTATATGATGAGTTCCTGCCTAGGGAATTAATTAACTTTCCGCAAGAAGCGGAAGGATCTCATCACTGGGGTGCAGATTATTTTATGGTAAAGGATTTTGTTGATTGTATCCGTGAAAACCAACCAGTAAAAATAGATATCTATAAAGCACTTGAGTTTACATTGCCAGGGCTTTTATCCGAAGACTCGATTGTTGCTGGAGGAAAACCTGTAGAAGTACCTGATGTTCGCACATGGTAA